One region of Thermus filiformis genomic DNA includes:
- a CDS encoding cobyrinate a,c-diamide synthase, whose protein sequence is MERRLVLAAPHSGAGKTTVALALLLALRERGLRVQPFKVGPDYIDPSHLEAASGRRPYNLDGFFLDEKGLLALFRHGARGKAFALVEGVMGLFDGKDPLGRVGSTAQVARLLRAPVALVVDAQGMAGSIAALAKGFRDHDPGVRVVGVFANRVGSERHAQILREALEEVGLPLLGWLPKDPGLSLPERHLGLVLAGEVAPPLEALRRAFRVDLEAVLRLAEAPSLPEAPPFLPERRSPRARVAYAWDRAFRFYYPEALELLEALGAELVPFSPLEDETLPEAHALLLGGGYPELFAQRLAENRALREAIRRFPGPIVAECGGYMYLSRGLWVGEAFFPMVGLVPGEARMGERPVLGYREVEALRDNPLARRGEVLRGHEFHYAHLPPSPSPAWRRLGGEEVEGYTDGRVLASFVHLYLPAFPEAARRLLPP, encoded by the coding sequence GTGGAGAGGCGGCTGGTGTTGGCGGCTCCCCACTCGGGGGCAGGGAAGACCACGGTGGCCCTTGCCCTCCTCCTGGCCCTGAGGGAGCGGGGTCTAAGGGTACAGCCCTTCAAGGTGGGGCCCGACTACATAGACCCTTCCCACCTCGAGGCGGCCTCTGGGCGGCGGCCCTACAACCTGGATGGCTTCTTCCTGGACGAGAAGGGCCTCCTCGCCCTCTTCCGCCACGGGGCGCGGGGGAAGGCCTTCGCCCTGGTGGAGGGGGTGATGGGCCTCTTTGACGGGAAGGACCCCCTGGGGCGGGTGGGCTCCACCGCCCAGGTGGCCCGGCTCCTCCGGGCCCCCGTGGCCCTGGTGGTGGACGCCCAGGGGATGGCGGGCTCCATCGCCGCCCTGGCCAAGGGCTTCCGGGACCACGACCCCGGGGTGCGGGTGGTGGGGGTCTTCGCCAACCGGGTGGGCTCGGAGCGGCACGCCCAGATCCTGCGGGAGGCCCTGGAGGAGGTGGGCCTTCCCCTTCTCGGCTGGCTTCCCAAGGACCCCGGCCTCTCCCTCCCCGAGCGGCACCTGGGCCTGGTCCTGGCGGGGGAGGTGGCCCCGCCCCTGGAGGCCCTGCGGCGGGCCTTCCGGGTGGACCTGGAGGCGGTCCTTCGCCTGGCCGAGGCCCCGTCCCTCCCCGAGGCCCCGCCCTTCCTCCCGGAAAGGCGCTCCCCTAGGGCGCGGGTGGCCTACGCCTGGGACCGGGCCTTCCGCTTCTACTACCCCGAGGCCCTGGAGCTTCTGGAGGCCTTGGGGGCAGAGCTTGTGCCCTTCAGCCCCCTCGAGGACGAAACCCTTCCCGAGGCCCACGCCCTCCTCCTCGGGGGCGGCTACCCCGAGCTCTTCGCCCAACGCCTGGCGGAGAACCGGGCCCTGCGGGAGGCCATCCGCCGCTTCCCCGGGCCCATCGTGGCCGAGTGCGGGGGGTACATGTACCTCTCCCGGGGGCTCTGGGTGGGGGAGGCGTTCTTCCCCATGGTGGGCCTGGTCCCGGGGGAGGCCCGGATGGGGGAGCGGCCGGTTTTGGGCTACCGGGAGGTGGAGGCCCTGCGGGACAACCCCCTGGCCCGGAGGGGGGAGGTCCTGAGGGGGCACGAGTTCCACTACGCCCACCTCCCCCCGTCCCCAAGCCCCGCCTGGCGCCGCCTTGGGGGGGAGGAGGTGGAGGGGTACACGGACGGCCGGGTCCTGGCGAGCTTCGTGCACCTCTACCTTCCCGCCTTCCCGGAGGCGGCAAGGCGCCTCCTTCCCCCCTAA
- the cobO gene encoding cob(I)yrinic acid a,c-diamide adenosyltransferase, which translates to MEAPRQKRPYEKPQGERRGLLLVYTGDGKGKSTAAFGLALRAFGRGLKVRVFQFIKHATARFGEHRAFALLGVPVEGLGDGFTWKSRDLEASARLAREGWARAKEALLSGAYDLVVLDEATYPLRYGWIPLEEFLEALRSRPAHVHVVVTGRGAPEALLDLADTVTEMRKVKHAFDQGVPAQRGIEH; encoded by the coding sequence ATGGAGGCGCCCAGGCAAAAGAGGCCCTACGAGAAGCCTCAAGGGGAAAGGCGGGGCCTTCTTCTGGTCTACACGGGGGACGGGAAGGGGAAGAGCACCGCCGCCTTTGGCCTGGCCCTCAGAGCCTTTGGCCGGGGGCTTAAGGTGCGGGTCTTCCAGTTCATCAAGCACGCCACCGCCCGCTTTGGGGAGCACCGGGCCTTCGCGCTTCTCGGGGTGCCGGTGGAGGGCCTGGGGGACGGGTTCACCTGGAAGAGCCGGGACCTGGAGGCCTCCGCCCGGCTCGCCCGGGAGGGCTGGGCGCGGGCCAAGGAGGCCCTCCTCTCGGGGGCCTACGACCTGGTGGTCCTGGACGAGGCCACCTACCCCTTGCGTTACGGCTGGATTCCCCTGGAGGAGTTTTTGGAGGCCCTGAGGTCCCGGCCCGCCCACGTCCACGTGGTGGTCACGGGCCGCGGCGCCCCGGAGGCCCTTTTGGACTTGGCGGACACCGTGACGGAGATGCGCAAGGTGAAGCACGCCTTTGACCAGGGGGTGCCGGCCCAGAGGGGGATAGAGCATTAG
- a CDS encoding adenosylcobinamide-GDP ribazoletransferase — translation MKAFRLALALLTVLPLAPKEAGPEDLRRSVAFFPLAGYALGLFLALSAFLPLPRGLLAALQTALLLGLTGFLHLDGLLDLADAALSARPKEERLRILKDPHLGPFAFGVGGVYLLLLWQGLALAQDPLFLLLFPGFARFAILPLLNRLPLLGPGMAASLRGGPWGMALLLALPFPLLFPLPALFTLLAAFLVARLALLRLGGLNGDALGAMIALGEVAALVGYAL, via the coding sequence ATGAAGGCCTTCCGCCTGGCCCTGGCCCTCCTCACCGTCCTTCCCCTGGCCCCCAAAGAGGCGGGGCCTGAGGACCTGAGGCGAAGTGTGGCCTTCTTCCCCCTGGCGGGCTACGCCCTGGGCCTCTTCCTCGCCCTCTCCGCCTTTCTCCCCCTGCCCAGGGGGCTCCTCGCCGCCCTCCAGACCGCCCTCCTCCTCGGCCTCACCGGCTTCTTGCACCTGGACGGGCTTTTGGACCTGGCGGACGCCGCCCTTTCCGCCCGGCCCAAGGAGGAGCGCCTCCGCATCCTCAAGGACCCCCACCTGGGCCCCTTCGCCTTCGGGGTGGGCGGGGTCTACCTCCTCCTCCTCTGGCAGGGCCTGGCCCTGGCCCAGGACCCCCTCTTCCTCCTCCTCTTCCCCGGCTTCGCCCGCTTCGCCATCCTTCCCCTCCTGAACCGCCTCCCCCTCCTCGGCCCTGGGATGGCCGCCTCCTTGCGGGGCGGGCCCTGGGGGATGGCCCTCCTCCTTGCCCTGCCCTTCCCCCTCCTTTTCCCCTTGCCCGCCCTCTTCACCCTCCTCGCCGCGTTTCTGGTGGCCCGCCTGGCCCTTTTGCGCCTCGGGGGGCTGAATGGGGACGCCCTGGGGGCGATGATCGCCCTGGGGGAGGTGGCCGCCCTGGTGGGGTACGCCCTGTAG
- a CDS encoding cobalt-precorrin-4/precorrin-4 C(11)-methyltransferase, producing MRPVVHVVGGGPGDPELLTVRGARLLQEARFVLYTGSLFPEEVLKGLAPRAELLDSKGMVLEEIVQRLAQEAGRGGVVVRLHSGDPGLYGTLLEEKEGLEALGVEVAVVPGVTAAFALAARAGLSLTAPEVAQAVAFTRLGVRTPVPPGQDPASLARPGLTLALYLSGMHPKRLARELREAGLPPDTPVLYGHRVGQAGEEVGLTDLAGLEGLPPRDTTVFLVGEALRARGKRSRLYEPSFKHRYRR from the coding sequence ATGAGGCCCGTGGTGCACGTGGTGGGCGGGGGGCCCGGGGACCCGGAGCTCCTCACGGTGCGGGGGGCGAGGCTTCTTCAGGAGGCCCGCTTCGTCCTCTACACGGGAAGCCTCTTCCCCGAGGAGGTGCTCAAGGGGCTCGCTCCGAGAGCGGAGCTTCTGGACTCCAAGGGGATGGTGCTGGAGGAGATCGTCCAAAGGCTGGCCCAGGAGGCGGGGCGAGGGGGGGTGGTGGTGCGCCTCCACTCGGGGGACCCGGGGCTTTACGGCACCCTTTTGGAGGAGAAGGAGGGGCTGGAGGCCCTGGGGGTGGAGGTGGCCGTGGTCCCGGGGGTCACGGCGGCCTTCGCCCTGGCCGCCCGGGCCGGCCTCTCCCTCACCGCCCCCGAGGTGGCCCAGGCGGTGGCCTTCACCCGGCTTGGGGTCCGGACCCCCGTGCCCCCGGGGCAGGACCCGGCGAGCCTGGCCCGGCCCGGCCTGACCCTGGCCCTCTACCTCTCGGGGATGCACCCCAAGAGGCTTGCCCGGGAGCTCCGGGAGGCGGGCCTTCCCCCGGACACCCCGGTGCTCTACGGGCACCGGGTGGGCCAGGCCGGGGAGGAGGTGGGGCTTACGGACCTGGCGGGCCTCGAGGGCCTTCCTCCCCGGGACACCACGGTCTTCCTGGTGGGGGAGGCCCTGCGGGCCAGGGGGAAGCGGAGCCGGCTCTACGAACCCTCGTTTAAGCACCGCTACCGGAGGTGA
- a CDS encoding precorrin-8X methylmutase: MDDLIRKRRNPAHQMTAKGRAIEEESFRIVDEEAGPHGFSELEWPVVRRMIHATADFEYKEITRFRPGAVEAGLRALMAGARILVDARMIACGLNPERLRLFGNEVVELLSHPEVVARAQATGGTRAEAAVAYAEEKGLLEGAIVGVGNAPTFLLALVEAIGRGARPALVLGMPVGFVNVLEAKQALMAAPVPWIVTLGRKGGSTLVVAALHALLRLAADGGVDTSRAFREG; this comes from the coding sequence GTGGATGACCTGATCAGAAAGCGGCGGAACCCGGCCCACCAGATGACCGCCAAGGGCCGGGCCATAGAGGAGGAGAGCTTCCGCATCGTGGACGAGGAGGCCGGGCCCCACGGCTTCTCCGAGCTGGAGTGGCCCGTGGTGCGCCGGATGATCCACGCCACCGCCGACTTTGAGTACAAGGAGATCACCCGCTTCCGTCCCGGGGCGGTGGAGGCGGGGCTAAGGGCGCTCATGGCGGGGGCCCGGATCCTGGTGGACGCGCGCATGATCGCCTGCGGCCTCAACCCCGAGCGCCTCAGGCTTTTCGGCAACGAGGTGGTGGAGCTCCTCTCCCACCCCGAAGTGGTGGCCCGGGCCCAGGCCACGGGGGGCACCCGGGCCGAGGCGGCGGTGGCCTATGCGGAGGAGAAGGGGCTTCTGGAGGGGGCGATCGTGGGGGTGGGGAACGCCCCCACCTTCCTCCTCGCCCTGGTGGAGGCCATCGGCCGCGGGGCGAGGCCCGCCCTGGTCCTGGGGATGCCCGTGGGGTTCGTGAACGTCCTCGAGGCCAAGCAGGCCCTGATGGCCGCCCCCGTTCCCTGGATCGTCACCCTGGGGCGGAAGGGGGGGAGCACCCTGGTGGTGGCCGCCCTCCACGCCCTCCTCCGGCTGGCGGCGGACGGGGGGGTGGACACCTCCAGGGCCTTTAGGGAGGGGTAG
- a CDS encoding cobalt-precorrin-5B (C(1))-methyltransferase — protein sequence MSHPYPPPRDKKGSRIGFTTGANAAAAAKAAALALLGQEPEEVDIWLPAGWRQPFRVFRLERKADGVLVGMIKDAGDDPDVTHGAEIQAYVRFASEDRLEGGEGVGVVTKPGLGVPVGEAAINPVPRRMIWEAVREVTDRPLAITIAIPGGEELAKKTLNPRLGVLGGLSVLGTTGVVKPYSTSAFRMSVVQAVGVARANGLLEIAATTGGKSERFAMRLLPHLPEMAFIEMGDFVGDVLKAARKVGIAVVRIVGMIGKISKMADGKTMTHAAGGEVNRSLLLSLLKEAGASPRALKEAEGAATARRFLELALEEGLEPFFVGLVRLAQERLQAYIGERPFVSVALTDFEEGRCLAAWPDREVYRG from the coding sequence ATGAGCCACCCTTACCCCCCGCCCCGGGACAAAAAGGGAAGCCGCATCGGCTTCACCACGGGGGCGAACGCCGCCGCCGCGGCCAAGGCCGCCGCCCTGGCCCTTTTGGGGCAGGAGCCCGAGGAGGTGGACATCTGGCTTCCCGCGGGGTGGCGGCAGCCCTTCCGGGTCTTCCGGCTGGAGCGGAAGGCGGACGGGGTCCTGGTGGGGATGATCAAGGACGCGGGGGACGACCCCGACGTGACCCACGGGGCGGAGATCCAGGCCTACGTGCGCTTCGCCAGCGAGGACCGCCTCGAGGGGGGCGAGGGGGTGGGGGTGGTGACCAAGCCCGGGCTCGGGGTGCCGGTGGGGGAGGCCGCCATCAACCCCGTGCCCCGGCGGATGATCTGGGAGGCGGTGCGGGAGGTGACGGACCGCCCCTTGGCCATCACCATCGCCATCCCCGGGGGGGAGGAGCTCGCCAAGAAGACCCTGAACCCGAGGCTTGGCGTCCTCGGGGGGCTTTCCGTCCTGGGGACCACGGGGGTGGTGAAGCCCTACTCCACCAGCGCCTTCCGCATGAGCGTGGTCCAGGCGGTGGGGGTGGCCCGGGCGAACGGGCTTTTGGAGATCGCCGCCACCACGGGAGGGAAGTCCGAGCGCTTCGCCATGCGCCTCCTCCCCCACCTGCCCGAGATGGCCTTCATAGAGATGGGGGACTTCGTGGGGGACGTGCTCAAGGCGGCGCGGAAGGTGGGGATCGCCGTGGTGCGGATCGTGGGGATGATCGGGAAGATATCCAAGATGGCGGACGGCAAGACCATGACCCACGCCGCCGGGGGCGAGGTGAACCGCTCCCTCCTCCTCTCCCTCCTCAAGGAGGCGGGGGCAAGCCCAAGAGCGCTCAAGGAGGCGGAAGGGGCGGCCACGGCCCGGCGCTTCCTGGAGCTTGCCCTGGAGGAGGGGCTTGAACCCTTCTTCGTGGGGCTGGTGCGCCTGGCCCAAGAGAGGCTCCAGGCCTATATCGGGGAAAGGCCCTTCGTGAGCGTGGCCCTCACGGACTTTGAGGAGGGGCGGTGCCTTGCCGCCTGGCCGGACCGGGAGGTGTACCGTGGATGA
- a CDS encoding SAM-dependent methyltransferase, whose amino-acid sequence MRLYLLGLGPGDPELLTLKALRLLRDLPVLFYPQEEGRESLALRIARPHIPEGKPLLPLPLFTGGDPEGARRAREEAARRIREALARYGEGGYLVLGDSLLYASPLNLLPYLEGVQVEAVPGISAHQLAAARLLKPIALGEEGFAGVTGLGPVDPEGLDRFQSVFVYKAKDLEALERAFPGREGWAFLRLGMPGERVLPLGAAKGVARDYWTLVGLWRKGGEG is encoded by the coding sequence GTGAGGCTCTACCTCTTGGGCCTGGGCCCCGGGGACCCGGAGCTCCTCACCCTCAAGGCCCTGCGCCTTCTCCGGGACCTCCCCGTCCTCTTCTACCCCCAGGAGGAGGGGCGGGAGTCCCTCGCCCTGAGGATTGCCCGCCCCCACATCCCCGAGGGGAAGCCCCTCCTCCCCCTCCCCCTCTTCACCGGGGGGGACCCCGAGGGGGCGAGGCGGGCCCGGGAGGAGGCGGCCCGGCGCATCCGGGAGGCCCTGGCCCGGTACGGGGAAGGGGGGTACCTGGTCCTGGGGGATAGCCTCCTCTACGCCTCCCCCCTGAACCTCCTGCCCTACCTCGAGGGGGTGCAGGTGGAGGCCGTCCCCGGGATCAGCGCCCACCAGTTGGCGGCGGCCCGCCTCCTAAAGCCCATCGCCCTGGGGGAGGAGGGGTTTGCGGGCGTGACGGGGCTTGGCCCCGTGGACCCTGAAGGGCTGGACCGCTTCCAAAGCGTCTTCGTCTACAAGGCCAAGGACCTCGAGGCCCTGGAAAGGGCCTTCCCCGGCCGGGAGGGGTGGGCCTTTCTGCGGCTTGGGATGCCGGGGGAAAGGGTCCTTCCCCTGGGGGCGGCCAAAGGGGTGGCGCGGGATTACTGGACCCTGGTGGGGCTTTGGCGGAAAGGGGGGGAGGGATGA
- a CDS encoding bifunctional cobalt-precorrin-7 (C(5))-methyltransferase/cobalt-precorrin-6B (C(15))-methyltransferase, producing MVYVIGMGAGGREGLSLAAWRRLEEAEVLIGGRRHLAHFPDHPGEKVPIQGPLDILLDLAEARVREGKRVAFLASGDPLFYGIGKQVLRRFPEALVFPAPTAFQEAFARLKLPWDGARFFSLHGRPLGGVLLEVALSPLSVVYTDPENTPARIARALLEMGHRGFRAHVAERLGEEDERVRSFPSLEEVAGESFLEPNLLILEATGPLPPRLGFFPDEAFEQRMPKRGLITKREVRLLALGLLRLPPDGVLWDIGAGTGSVGIEAARLAPLGEVYAVEKNPESWPHILENARRFGAYNLVLVQGEAPEALKGLPAPHAVFVGGSGGEMEAVLRASLKALRPGGRLVVAAITLENLLTAYAFLKGTGLPLEGFQVQASRIVPLAHYHRLEAQNPIALLAVEKGGEG from the coding sequence ATGGTCTACGTGATCGGGATGGGGGCAGGGGGAAGGGAGGGCCTGAGCCTCGCCGCCTGGAGGCGGCTGGAGGAGGCGGAGGTCCTCATCGGGGGAAGGCGGCACCTCGCCCACTTCCCCGACCACCCCGGGGAGAAGGTGCCCATCCAGGGCCCTTTGGACATCCTTTTGGACCTGGCGGAGGCGCGGGTGCGGGAGGGAAAGCGGGTGGCCTTCCTGGCCTCGGGGGACCCCCTCTTCTACGGCATCGGCAAGCAGGTCCTGAGGAGGTTCCCCGAGGCCCTGGTCTTCCCCGCCCCCACCGCCTTCCAGGAGGCCTTCGCCCGGCTCAAGCTCCCCTGGGACGGGGCCCGCTTCTTCTCCCTCCACGGAAGGCCCCTGGGGGGCGTCCTCCTGGAGGTGGCCCTCTCCCCCCTCTCCGTGGTCTACACCGACCCCGAAAACACCCCGGCCCGGATCGCCCGGGCCCTTTTGGAGATGGGCCATAGGGGCTTCCGGGCCCACGTGGCGGAGCGCCTGGGGGAGGAGGACGAACGGGTGCGGAGCTTCCCGAGCCTGGAGGAGGTGGCGGGGGAGAGCTTTTTGGAGCCCAACCTCCTGATCCTCGAGGCCACGGGGCCCCTCCCCCCGCGGCTCGGCTTCTTCCCCGACGAGGCCTTTGAACAGCGCATGCCCAAACGGGGGCTCATCACCAAGCGGGAGGTGAGGCTTCTCGCCCTGGGGCTTCTCCGCCTTCCCCCGGACGGGGTCCTCTGGGACATCGGGGCGGGGACGGGGAGCGTGGGGATTGAGGCGGCAAGGCTTGCCCCCTTGGGGGAGGTCTACGCCGTGGAGAAGAACCCCGAGTCCTGGCCCCACATCCTGGAAAACGCCCGCCGCTTCGGGGCCTACAACCTGGTCCTGGTCCAGGGGGAGGCCCCAGAGGCCCTAAAGGGGCTTCCCGCCCCCCACGCGGTCTTCGTGGGGGGAAGCGGGGGGGAGATGGAGGCGGTGCTGCGGGCAAGCCTAAAGGCCCTCAGGCCCGGGGGCAGGCTCGTGGTGGCGGCCATCACCCTGGAAAACCTCCTCACCGCCTACGCCTTCCTGAAGGGGACCGGCCTCCCCTTGGAGGGGTTCCAGGTACAGGCCAGCCGGATCGTGCCGCTCGCCCACTACCACCGCCTCGAGGCCCAAAACCCCATCGCCCTCCTGGCGGTGGAGAAGGGAGGGGAGGGGTGA
- the cobT gene encoding nicotinate-nucleotide--dimethylbenzimidazole phosphoribosyltransferase, translating to MDQEVLHQAQTRMENLTKPPRSLGHLEEVAVRLAALQGRVKPELGRGAVVVAAADHGVVAEGVSAYPQEVTRQMVLNFLRGGAAINQFARVADAAVYVLDVGVKGELPDHPGLLKRKVRPGTGNLAREAAMTLEEAQRALEAGREAARKAISEGATLLAAGDMGIGNTTAAAALTAALLGLSPEEVVGPGTGVGEAGLLRKREAVARALGRLRPGMGPLEVAAEVGGLELVAIAGVYLEGYRAGLPLVLDGFPVTAGALLAWRLEPGVRDHLFAGHLSREPGHRHALQALGLRPLLDLDLALGEGTGAVLAMPLLRAAARILHMATFEEAGVSRGG from the coding sequence CTGGACCAGGAGGTCTTGCACCAGGCCCAAACCCGCATGGAGAACCTCACCAAGCCGCCCCGCTCCCTGGGCCATTTGGAGGAGGTGGCGGTGCGGCTTGCTGCCCTGCAGGGACGGGTCAAGCCCGAGCTCGGCCGGGGGGCGGTGGTGGTGGCCGCCGCCGACCACGGGGTGGTGGCCGAGGGGGTCTCCGCCTACCCCCAGGAGGTCACCCGGCAGATGGTCCTGAACTTCCTCCGGGGCGGGGCCGCCATCAACCAGTTCGCCCGGGTGGCGGACGCGGCGGTCTACGTCCTGGACGTGGGGGTCAAGGGGGAGCTCCCCGACCACCCGGGGCTTCTCAAGCGCAAGGTGCGGCCGGGCACGGGCAACCTCGCCCGGGAGGCGGCCATGACCCTGGAGGAGGCCCAAAGGGCGCTGGAGGCGGGCCGGGAGGCGGCCCGAAAGGCCATCTCCGAGGGGGCCACCCTCCTTGCCGCCGGGGACATGGGCATCGGGAACACCACCGCGGCGGCCGCCCTCACCGCCGCCCTTCTGGGCCTTTCCCCCGAGGAAGTGGTGGGCCCGGGGACCGGGGTGGGGGAGGCGGGGCTTTTGCGCAAGCGGGAGGCGGTGGCGCGGGCGCTTGGCCGCTTGAGGCCAGGGATGGGGCCTTTGGAGGTGGCGGCGGAGGTAGGGGGGCTGGAGCTTGTGGCCATCGCCGGGGTCTACCTGGAGGGCTACCGGGCGGGTCTTCCCCTGGTCCTGGACGGCTTCCCGGTGACCGCGGGAGCCCTTTTGGCCTGGAGGCTCGAGCCCGGGGTGCGGGACCACCTCTTCGCCGGCCACCTCTCCCGGGAGCCCGGCCACCGCCACGCCCTCCAGGCCCTTGGCCTCCGGCCCCTTCTGGACCTGGACCTGGCCCTGGGGGAGGGGACGGGGGCGGTGCTGGCCATGCCCCTTCTTAGGGCCGCCGCCCGCATCCTCCACATGGCCACCTTTGAGGAGGCGGGGGTCTCCCGGGGCGGATGA
- a CDS encoding histidine phosphatase family protein, translated as MELWLVRHGETLWNREGRLLGWTDLPLTPLGRRQALALMGRLPRLPAYSSDLKRARKTARLAGFFPATTEALREIHFGELEGAFWEELDPAHREALLHFRGFRPPGGETLEEFQERVFRFLEGLQYPALLFTHGGVVRAVLRALGEDGLLAPGGAVVVDWPHRVLDRLLDGGGGPG; from the coding sequence ATGGAGCTCTGGCTCGTCCGCCACGGGGAGACCCTCTGGAACCGGGAGGGAAGGCTTCTGGGCTGGACCGACCTCCCCCTCACCCCCCTGGGCCGGCGGCAGGCCTTGGCCCTTATGGGCAGGCTTCCGCGCCTGCCCGCCTACAGCTCCGACCTGAAAAGGGCCCGGAAGACGGCGCGGCTTGCGGGGTTTTTCCCGGCGACTACTGAGGCCCTTCGGGAGATCCACTTTGGCGAGCTGGAAGGAGCCTTCTGGGAGGAGCTGGACCCCGCCCACCGGGAGGCCCTCCTCCATTTCCGGGGCTTCCGGCCCCCCGGGGGAGAGACCCTGGAGGAGTTCCAGGAGCGCGTCTTCCGCTTCCTCGAGGGCCTCCAATACCCCGCCCTCCTCTTCACCCACGGGGGGGTGGTGCGGGCGGTCCTGCGGGCCCTGGGGGAGGACGGGCTTTTGGCCCCGGGGGGCGCCGTGGTGGTGGACTGGCCCCATAGGGTCCTGGACCGGCTCCTTGACGGGGGGGGAGGTCCGGGGTAA
- a CDS encoding HoxN/HupN/NixA family nickel/cobalt transporter: MTGLELLAFTLGMRHGVDPDHLAAVDGLSRVRPSPYNGVLFALGHGAIVTLLAFPAAALLKRVDLEALHLPALLLLLVAGLNLYRLLRPTPPRPPKGLPLLNPLLLGLLFGLGFETASQLSALALSAELSPLRLGAFFTLGMLLVDGVDGLLASRLQNLAQDSQRAERASRLLGWAVVALALLLALAELGGVDLEALALPLGLGLFGLLVSLRLYALRPA, encoded by the coding sequence GTGACGGGCCTGGAGCTTTTGGCCTTCACCCTGGGGATGCGGCACGGGGTGGACCCCGACCACCTGGCGGCGGTGGACGGGCTTTCCCGGGTCCGGCCCTCCCCCTACAACGGCGTCCTCTTCGCCCTGGGGCACGGGGCCATCGTCACCCTACTGGCCTTCCCCGCGGCGGCCCTCCTAAAGCGGGTGGACCTGGAGGCCCTCCACCTTCCCGCCCTTCTCCTCCTCCTGGTGGCGGGGCTGAACCTCTACCGGCTCCTAAGGCCTACCCCCCCCAGGCCCCCCAAGGGGCTTCCCCTCCTTAACCCCCTCCTCCTCGGCCTCCTCTTCGGCCTCGGGTTTGAAACGGCGAGCCAGCTCTCCGCCCTGGCCCTTTCCGCCGAGCTTTCCCCCTTGCGCCTAGGGGCCTTCTTCACCCTGGGGATGCTCCTCGTGGACGGGGTGGACGGGCTTTTGGCGAGCCGCCTCCAGAACCTGGCCCAGGATTCCCAAAGGGCGGAGAGGGCAAGCCGCCTCCTGGGCTGGGCCGTGGTGGCCCTGGCCCTCCTCCTCGCCCTGGCGGAGCTTGGGGGGGTGGACCTGGAGGCCCTCGCCTTGCCTTTGGGCCTTGGGCTCTTCGGGCTTCTCGTTTCCCTAAGGCTTTACGCCTTGAGGCCGGCATGA